The following nucleotide sequence is from Triticum dicoccoides isolate Atlit2015 ecotype Zavitan chromosome 7B, WEW_v2.0, whole genome shotgun sequence.
TGTCCGGTAGTCTCTTCATGAAAAAAGCTGAACTAGGGTTGGATATTTTTTTGCATAgaaaacatattcaaaaattgaTGCACTCCCNNNNNNNNNNNNNNNNNNNNNNNNNNNNNNNNNNNNNNNNNNNNNNNNNNNNNNNNNNNNNNNNNNNNNNNNNNNNNNNNNNNNNNNNNNNNNNNNNNNNNNNNNNNNNNNNNNNNNNNNNNNNNNNNNNNNNNNNNNNNNNNNNNNNNNNNNNNNNNNNNNNNNNNNNNNNNNNNNNNNNNNNNNNNNNNNNNNNNNNNNNNNNNNNNNNNNNNNNNNNNNNNNNNNNNNNNNNNNNNNNNNNNNNNNNNNNNNNNNNNNNNNNNNNNNNNNNNNNNNNNNNNNNNNNNNNNNNNNNNNNNNNNNNNNNNNNNNNNNNNNNNNNNNNNNNNNNNNNNNNNNNNNNNNNNNNNNNNNNNNATTTGAGGGCTTGTCGGCATGAAATTCCGCATGATCTGAACGGTTAGACCTCCAAAGAATGTCGGAGTTAGCATCTGGACTCTTCCTTTCGAACTCACACGGATTTTGGTCCAAATCCAATAGGGTCTCGGTATATTGGCAAATGTTAGAGATTCTAGCTTCGGAACTCGCTAAGATTTTATAGGGTTGTTTTATACTCAatttcgcacaattccaccgaatGAATCATCAAAACTATGCTCGAGAAGGCGGGGACAACAAAAACAAATCGGTTGTCCGGAAAATCTTGCACGCTCTCACGTGAGGGCAAAATTGACGTTAATCCCTTGAGCTCCATGGACGAATTTCCCCGTGATCCTGGTCGAGATTGgagctgatgttgatgaagacacCCGTCGATCTCTGACCGATCCAACATGGGGTGCAGTTCTTGACCTGGCCGAGGTGACCAGTTGAGTCGGCGATGAACGAGGTCGCACCGAAGACGAAAATCTATTCAGACGAAAAATCGCGTCGAAACAGATATGAACTCCTATCGAATCGTTGCCATTACGTAGCGGGATTTGCATGGACTACCAATGATGGAGTCAATTCTGTCAGATCTCAAGCAAGGAGTGTTGAGCTAGTAGCCTAGATGCGATGATAACAAGGACAcgaggtttacccaggttcagactctctaaatagataaaaCACTAAGTCATGTTTGTGTTGTATTAATTTGGATGAAGTACAAAGTACATGTTGATCACCACGAGATCGTTGTGTCTCATCTCTAAGATGTTGTCAGATGTTTTATCAACTagtctagcctcggtttatataagataccaaaggcctaggataataGGAAACATAGTTGGCTATTTCGGTGGAGAGGAGTCATTGTATTGAACGACAGGGCTTCTAGAATCTTCCTTATACGTATCACGGGCTGCCTAAACTTGACATGGTAGAGGCCCCTTAACCGGCACACCATCACTCCCCACATGGCAGCTCCCGGATATTTCCAAGATCAAAATGTAATGCACGAGCTTTGGGACAGTTTGCCAGAGCATGAAAAAATCCCCTCATTTGCATTAAATATTGCAGGTGTTACAGGTTGCCTAATTGCTGCACTTCCAACTATCAACAACGGCTTCACACAAACACTTCTATTTTTTTGGACATTCATCTTACAAATAAGGTTCCAAACATCTCTATTTCGTCCATCACCTCATTGTTCTAACCCACCTCCTCGGCCGCCATTTTTTTATGAGCTGCCTCATACCCACTCTTCGTAagaaaaaaattatgaattttCCTCATAATACTATGCCACGGAATCTTCGCCCGTAATAGAATGGATATGAAATCCCATGATCGACTCGACATGATGGGAGTAAAACACATACCACGCCACATATCCTCATCATATCTCCTCGTACGCAAGGCAAAAAGGTTCAAAAACCCATTTCAACAGCGCTCTATCCCCCTTTCGAATTATTTTGAGACCAAAATTCCCTTGTATCCACTTATCCCATCATATATTAACAATTTCCCCATTATAAACTCCCCAACCAACTCCTTGCTTGAGAAGGTCCGGCCCATGAAACAATATCCTGCAACGAGGGAGAGGCACTACGCGTGAAAGCTATATCTAGAAGAAGTCTATTTAGATAATTTTTTGCCTTAAGAAGACAAGCACATGGAGAATTAGGATTATTTAGAAAACACCAAGCCTGTCTAGCCAACAATGTATGATTAAATAAGCACATGTCTCAACACCTCGTGCATCCATGCCCCTTTGGTCTCACCACTTTATCCCAGGCGAGCTGGTGAAAGAAACTTTATCACCCTACCCCCATCCCTACCAGGAATCTCGAATCAAGGGAGACAGTtcatatcagagaccacctggaatTTAAAGACCCACATAACATAGGTTGGCAACGCCTGAAAAACTGTTTTCTATAAGAATTTCTTTAGCCTCGTACGACATGTTGTGCTCTGTCTAATCCAGTGCACGCTTCATAAACCTGTCCATGGTGGACTAGGATTTTCTTGTTTCATACATCACTCTGGACTGGCAGATCCAACTATTTATGTTCAAAACTATCTCCCACCACTTCGAGAAGCACTAGGACCGGAACTTGGTTTTCAATACTACACTTTTTACCAGATGCAACGGAACACTTCGAAGGGTAACCAATGCTTGATCGAGGACTAAAATTGTTATCCAATAGACAGTTCATATTTTTCTATAGCCTTCTTGGTAACCAACGCCTTGATCCAAAGTTGCTTTAAAGAACAACATTGTTGTATATATGAAGTTATGCAATACTATGAGATCGACTCGATTTCCCAACTCAAAGCTTGCTACTCTTTCTATCCTAGTTTGCAAAGCATGCATGGGTTCTTGGCGACACATAATACACATTTCGTTAGTCAAATTGAGAATCTACTCGTGCACGCCTTATGGATCTGGATAGAGGGAGTACATGTCTTAACCAACACGCTCAATATATGCACTAATAGTCTCAATACCtttcatttgtctaacttttgttggCATGTCTTAAGTGCAACACATCCGGTCCCTAAATCTTAAACCCTCAACACACTCGATCTATGCACTAATAGCTTCAATCAAGTTGAGGCCCTAGCGTGTCTGACTATGTTGACTTTGAGTGATAATGTTGCTTTGTGTACTCACCTAGTGGGCACCTCAAGATTACAACACACAGAATGCACATACTATTGAAGATGTAATAATATGTTTCCCTTTTCTCTTACAAATGTGGTTAACTGTGGTTTTGGTTGTTGCAGTAATAAACTTTTAAGGTTGTTCAAATTTTGTTAAAGTGTTTCCAAAACTGAGATATCATAAGATGGCGATGACCAGtggacgagagagagagggagagatagatagagagagagagagtatgatGTGTCTGAAACATAGTGTTTCCTTTTTTTCATTCAAAAAAGGCTTTCCTAAAAAATAATATAGTAAGGATTTTTTTCGTACTATAAGGTTTCTTTCATGTATTACATTTGTTTGAAAAGTTCTTTGTTTTCTTATATTACAAACTTTTACGTAGATacaatattactccctccgtaaaaaaatataagagcgttgGCCGCAAAAACACATGCCAAACTATCTCCTCTAAAGTTGGGCTAAAAGTTGGGACTCTCTCAAACCTAGCTATACGTGGGTGAAAAATAAGGTTGTCCGGGCATGTCAGTCGCGTTGGCCTGATACATCGGCACTTTCGCAAACCCAACAAGAAGATTTGTCTGGTCCTCACTCTCTCTCACCACTATATTCTATCCCCCCCACCCCCCGACCCTAGCCCAATGCACCCCAAACCCGCTCCGTCTCTGCTCGGTTGATCGGAGCAGAGAGGAGTACATAGAACAGAAAGAGATCGTGGACCAAATAGGGTTTTGCTGGGTTTGGGATGGGCTCGATGTCGGGCTGATATAGCAGACATATTCAAACAACTTCACTTTTCTCATCCACGCGTGACCATTGAAAGCAGACATTTTGCTCAATTTTAGGAAACCCATTGGGAGCACGTTCTTTTATTGGGACTGTTCATAACGAGAAATGGGCTTCGCCCTCGGAGATATTTACATTACGTTGCGGTCCTGCATTTTGTTGTCCATTGAAAAACATTATTTTTGACTCACAAAAAACGTTATTTTTCATAATAAGAAGGAAAAAACTCACAATACCTTTTTTCTGGAACGGAAAACCTACCATCTTTGAGACCCCTGCGTAGTCGATCGGAAAAGCCCTAGCACGACCTTTCTATTTCAGTTCCATTCCATCCCGAGAAAACAAATCAAAACAATTTCTTTCTCGGAGAGCAACAAGAGTCCACTAGTCCTACTCCGGTCCGGCCCTCCCCGCACCGGCCGCGCGCATAGGCACAGCCCCCAGCCCCAAACCAGAGCGAGCGGTCGGCGGCGCGGCGGAAGCGGGAATGATGGATGCGCGGCGGTGGCAGTCCccggcggcggccgccgcggccgccgaggcggcggcggaggacgcgtccggcggcgggggCGGGCCCTCGAGGCGGCCGCTGCGCCGCGGCCTGCAACGCGCGTCGCCCTACGGGCTGGGCCCCCGGCGCTGGCTCCCGAAGCCCCCGGTGGCCTCTAGTGTCTTCGCCGCCGCGTCCCGTGACCACACCGCCGCAGGTATATCCTCCCCCCCCCACCATTGTTATGTTCCGCGATTGACACCAATCTAGGGTTGTATAAGCACCGCAGAAGCCTGCCGATCCGGTCCATTTTAGCTGATTTATTCATGCCTGAGAACTTCATTTTGTTTTATTATCTATTTGATTGATGTGGTTTGGTACCGTTCCATTTTCCTCCTTGGAACGTGCATAATATGGTTTGTTTGCCGAGTCAGCATTAGGTCAAGCTTGTGAGCTGAATCCTTGCCGTAGATACAAGTTTGTGCAAGCGTCCAGCCAGCATTGTAGATTTGTAGTAGAATTTCTGCAGCAAGCAGAGTAATTTCCACGAGTTCAGTTCACTATTTTGGATACTAATTCATCCTGTGTCTTGTGTTCACCGATGAAGCGATTCCTTATTTGATCTGGGTATTGATAATATACACCTCTTTGCACCATTTATTATTGTTTCAATTTAATCTATGACGTGATGTACAATTTGGATTGTCTCATATGCTTGCTGCCTCGTCGGTTAATCTAGAGTGATTGTTCGAATAAATTAATGCAAAAGTAGCTCCTTCTTTTTCTTGCAAAGCATGTCTAAGGTGGATCCCTTGTTGCTGCTTGTAATGTTTGCAGACGATAATCGGATGGGTCGATATGAATCAATGGATGCTGCGCATGAAGCGAGCAGAGTAACACATGAAGTAAGCAGGGTACATTTAATTATGCATTGAATGCATTAGCTTGCCTTCCTGTGATTTGTATAACTTAATGGATCTGCTATATATAGAGCTTCTTTGCATACTTTACGTTGTCTCCAATGCCATGCTGCCACAGTTACAATAAACTGTAGGCCATGTCAAGTATTGTGCAGAGTGATCTATTCAATTAGTGGCACACAGATGTTTCACGGCAAAGGAATTATAATACAACAATGCATCCTAAGTTCTCTTCCGTTAGTAAAAGAACCCACTATTCAAATGATTTTCTTTCATCTGTCCAGATCATTAGAAAATAGTCCATTTGACATTTTCCTCGTCAGGTTAATGCCGGAATCGGTTAATCTTTTTAAGTGCATGTACTGGTGGAACTGAAAGATGATAACCATATATGTAATTCTGAGCTGATATATTGTTTGAGAGCTGCAAGGTCAATTGTTtactttgtgattttactctgtTAGCATGGTTTGCCACTAGTATTACGTTCGACTTCCAGTTATGATGTATCTGCTGGTGATTTTCTGTAACCTCTGATCTACCTGAAACTGCAGAATAAGTCTATGAAACCAAATACCAATGCTATAACCAATGTGGCCCTAACGTTTCCAAGCAATGTCAACCTGCTGCCTGATGGTGATGACATAAATCGGAGCGATGTCAGTGGACTTGCTGAAATCGAGAAGATCATCAAACAGAAGCAATTTTCTAGGTAAGTTTTGTGGTGTGTACTTTTAGACTCTGTTTTAATTCAATCTTCAAATATATTTCGCTGGATCCTTTTGTAAGTGTGGAAATGTGGGAAACCAAAACCATATTTCCTTTTTGTCCAGAAATAATACCCCCTTACATAGCTGTAAGATGGGGAAAACAATAGAAACATTTTATGTGGGGAACCACACATGGTCGGAGGACCCTAGCCCCATTCGCCCCNNNNNNNNNNNNNNNNNNNNNNNNNNNNNNNNNNNNNNNNNNNNNNNNNNNNNNNNNNNNNNNNNNNNNNNNNNNNNNNNNNNNNNNNNNNNNNNNNNNNNNNNNNNNNNNNNNNNNNNNNNNNNNNNNNNNNNNNNNNNNNNNNNNNNNNNNNNNNNNNNNNNNNNNNNNNNNNNNNNNNNNNNNNNNNNNNNNNNNNNNNNNNNNNNNNNNNNNNNNNNNNNNNNNNNNNNNNNNNNNNNNNACTGCTACAAGTTAGTTATTAAGGTTCAGATTCGTATTAGGTGCAGAGTCCAGATTAGTTATTAGGTTCAGATTCGTATTAGGTGCAGAGTCCAGATTAGAACCTGTTTCAGAGTCCACATTGTATTTCCTTTGAGTTGGCTTTTCAGCCAAGCTATTCCTGTTATGTATGGGGCTTCTCCCACGTCAATAAAGCATCAGAATTCAGAGTATTACTATCTATTAGGCCTAGAGTAATTAGAGTTTGTTAAACACAAGTTAGAAGTTGAGAGCCATTCTTTGCAATGGGTTATTTGCATGTGCCAATAAAGTTGAGAAAAAGAAGAATACATTAATAACTCTATTTTACAACTAATCTGATAGATGAAATGCTTGGGTAATTGATTCTGGGTAATAAAGATCTAATTTTAGTATTTTACAACTAATCTAGTACTAGATTACATCTTTGGGTAATTGGTTGCGGCCTTTAAGATTGTACTCATAATTATTTTCCCCATTGTCAGATTAGGATACTGCTGTTCTTTCTCACGGGGAGCCTTTTCCTCGCTGTAGTGGTGTAGTCTTCTGAATTCTGTTGTGCCTATAAGAGAATTTACTGGAGTGTTCCCTCATTATTATTTTCATCTTGCCAGGGGTTTCTTAACTGGAGTAAACACACAtcattcaattttttttaaaatatgtcTCTTACCCTCTTTAGCTTTCCACTAGCTCCATAGCACATACCAATTGGTTATCTAGTCTCTGCCTTAATTCTTATTGACTGAAAGCACTCAAGTTTTACTTTTGACCAAAAGCACTCAAGTTTTACTTTTGACCAAAAGCACTCAGCTTTTGCGTTTTGTTCATTGAAATTTGAAATCTCAGCTGAATGGATTTATTTATTTTGCCTTACAGGGATGAAACAGAACGTTTGATAGAGATTATGCGTTTGAGGACTCCTGATCTCCATGGCGACGATCAGAGAGCTACACACTCTTTTGCGAAAGAAACTGAAACTACACCATTTTCAAACAAACTGGTGATACCTGCAAAGCCAGATGAACGAAATTGGGGGACTGATATGTTTGCACAGTCAAATGTAAGATCATCACATCTCTACAATTTCATCTCCTAATTATTTCTGTACAAACGGTCCTTAAGCATATGCTGAGACTATTATCCCTGTTATTTCTTATCTGTATGGTATACGATTTCCAGGTTCTGTCTGTTTATTTGTGAAATTCAAATGTATATGACTGTATAATGCTAGTTTCCTGACTATGCTGCCAATATGAAAATCTTTATAGTTTTCTTCATCTACAATATTTTGAATTGATTTATTTTTGTCTACTAGTAAATTTCTATGTTGTGCAGGAGCAAAATTTATGCAAATTATTTAAAAAATATCATAATACCCGCTTTTCCTGCCTGATTTCTTGTTCATCTGATCTTATGATTTTCATTGGCTTTCTAGGTGCATGATGCTACTTCACCCATTGAACTTGCTAGAGCTTATATGGAAGCACAGACCTCAGCAAGTGTACATGAATCTCAAAAGAGAAAATTCAGAGCTTTGAGTCATGGAGTTGAAATTGAGAATTCAGCATCAAAAATATTCCCTAAAGTGGCCATGGACTCTCCTGTGCGCTGGCCAGGTTCAGTTGTCCGAGACCATACAAACCACTACCTTACACCACAAAGTAATAAACGAAGAGCTCTTCCTCCTGCATCCTCTCGGTCACCATATACTGGCTCAGTTTTCCGAAGATCTGTCAAGGTCTGTCCGGTTATGATTTTTATGTGATTCCTGCCACGTGTCACATTTCTGGGGCTGTAATTGTGTCTGTTTACTGGTATGTGCTTACAGAGAACAGGACAGCTTGATACCTATAGTAACTCATCTGGGCGGCCACAGCTTTCAACACCTTTTTCCGTTGGAAGTAAGGTATTGCTTAATTACCCATGGTTTTTTGTTCTCACCATGATGTATCACTTTTTTCTTTTGCTTCATTAGTTCGCTGATATTCAGTTTTGAGTAATAAACTCATTTAGGATAGATATGTCCATCATGAGATCATCCATCATTTTGTGGCATGGCTTGACATTTTCTTTATCTTCTGTTGTCACTTTAGCCATGAAATAGGCATTGACAGGCCAACTGATACCCATACCAAACAAGAAGGCTAGGTTGGAGTTAGAATCATACACTCCTAGAACAATCCACTCTTCAAACCAATCACTCCAAATCGTATATTTCCAGATTGCAATATTCATTGTTGGGAATACTGTGACCCAGTTGATCATTTAAGATTGGAACTATTGTGATAACTACTGAAGCTAAGATGACTGCATTGAATTATTATGTAATTTTGTGGCGTCATCTTTCATATTGGAACCTGAGTAGATTTGCATTCCTGTAGTTCATTCAGTATATCCTCAAAAGTTTTGGACTACGATTCGAAACTGAAAGTGGGTTACAATATTGTCGCTATCTTTAAAACCTTTAGTGCTGACTGTTGACTTCCTATCTTTAAAACTTCAGTGCTGACTGCTGAGGTCTGAAGGCATTAACTGTTTGGATTATCTTACAACTCATAATTTGCATACATAATTCATCTGTTCTGACCCCTTTTCTGAAAATATAGGCTATGCTAGAGGATAAAATGACATCAATTGATGGTGTTCTTGGAGTGCAACCATCAACCTCTTCTGAAAGAGTACATGTAGATGCCGTTGGCACTGATACTCCACATACATTCACCCTAGAAAGACCTCACGGCAAAGGCACCATAGAAAGCGGTTCGGGTACTGGACGTATACCAGTGGCAGACAATATTTCCAAGCATGCTGCTGTATCTGTTCACCCGAAGTCGAGCCAGACAGCTCAGAAAATACTCCAGCATCTTGAGAGGACAATTCCATCCCCTACAGTAAAGCCAGAGCTAAGGCGAACTGCAAAGAGAACTATTTCCCCTGTTGTCATCAGCAGCCCGTATAAAATGCCCGACTCCATCACTAATAATGCTCCCAGACAGAACAGCCTCAATGAGCGTGCCAGTGCTTATCAGGAAATTTCAAATGTGAAGAAGGTATATATCTCAATGTATTTTCCAGCGTAATAATCttgcttactactccctccgtccgaaaatacttgtcatcaaaatggataaaaagggatgtatctagaactaatatacatctagatacatccccttctattcattttgatgacaagtatttccggacagagggagtatttgtgaAATGCATCTATTGAAGTTTACAATTCGGGATTCATATTTATCACCGGCCAGCTAATGTTTGTATAGTCAATGGCTATTTAAACTAGGCTGAAACACTTGGAAGAATTATGTTAGTGCAATGCAGCTGAATAGTGTTTCCTTGCAACGTTTTCTACAGACTACAGGCTACTTGTTTAAGTTTTATGTAGTATTGGTACTGTTTGTTAGTCATTTAGCAGATGCTTGGCAGAATCATACTATGAACAGTTATTTACTCAGATAGCTGTGTTTACTTCTGTTCAGGTTCAGGAACCCCCAAGCAG
It contains:
- the LOC119336672 gene encoding uncharacterized protein LOC119336672, encoding MMDARRWQSPAAAAAAAEAAAEDASGGGGGPSRRPLRRGLQRASPYGLGPRRWLPKPPVASSVFAAASRDHTAADDNRMGRYESMDAAHEASRVTHENKSMKPNTNAITNVALTFPSNVNLLPDGDDINRSDVSGLAEIEKIIKQKQFSRDETERLIEIMRLRTPDLHGDDQRATHSFAKETETTPFSNKLVIPAKPDERNWGTDMFAQSNVHDATSPIELARAYMEAQTSASVHESQKRKFRALSHGVEIENSASKIFPKVAMDSPVRWPGSVVRDHTNHYLTPQSNKRRALPPASSRSPYTGSVFRRSVKRTGQLDTYSNSSGRPQLSTPFSVGSKAMLEDKMTSIDGVLGVQPSTSSERVHVDAVGTDTPHTFTLERPHGKGTIESGSGTGRIPVADNISKHAAVSVHPKSSQTAQKILQHLERTIPSPTVKPELRRTAKRTISPVVISSPYKMPDSITNNAPRQNSLNERASAYQEISNVKKVQEPPSSSNCEEPAPKVQSPVATPEVAAMTSSQHPSKPDVATAPAAAVSDKSATNGFMFSFPVTKTSVSLPEPPPTPTFFSPPKRSPPADIQDIPKFNFGSASPMDNLVFSVDSASVSAGAEEVAPTFKIGSDKKRELSFDVAGKDALVS